In one bacterium genomic region, the following are encoded:
- a CDS encoding efflux RND transporter periplasmic adaptor subunit has protein sequence MRQFWSSLLLTSLTSFLLLGCSSSGGSSSGGKRPPLAFPVEIETISARSTDLVVRAVGSVEAFEIVPVTARVSGTVQRVKFKEGESVRAGEGLVDIELERYELALKSAEATFEKAKATLREVEAGLARRMDIQGKNPGFVSAEDLDNWQTRALGARADSANAAASYELAKLNYRDAHVEAPVNGVIQSRLVRTGQYLQVGATVATMVRRDPLLLKFSIPVQEAQAVRQGQEAVFTVGGSKDTLRARVMAVSESANPETRMVNVTAEVLRDYADRLQPGVFAEVAVLLGETKQLPVIPQVSIRPSEEGFLAFIVEDSVARKRVLRLGLQTHDGLVEVLDGLSIGETLVVRGAEALNDGSKIRVASGKARTESNTDTGGVKS, from the coding sequence ATGCGACAATTCTGGTCCAGCCTCCTCCTGACTTCGCTAACTTCCTTTCTTCTGCTGGGCTGCTCCTCATCCGGGGGGAGCTCGAGCGGAGGCAAACGTCCGCCGTTAGCTTTTCCTGTTGAGATCGAGACTATTTCGGCCCGAAGCACCGACCTCGTTGTGCGAGCCGTCGGATCCGTTGAAGCTTTCGAAATTGTCCCTGTCACCGCCCGTGTCTCCGGAACTGTACAGAGAGTAAAGTTCAAGGAAGGCGAATCAGTGCGCGCAGGTGAAGGGCTTGTCGATATTGAACTCGAGCGGTACGAACTTGCATTGAAGTCCGCCGAAGCGACTTTTGAAAAAGCCAAGGCTACTTTACGCGAGGTCGAAGCTGGATTGGCGCGGCGCATGGACATTCAAGGCAAGAATCCCGGATTTGTCAGCGCAGAGGACTTGGATAACTGGCAGACACGCGCACTCGGTGCACGTGCAGATTCCGCCAACGCTGCGGCAAGCTATGAACTCGCAAAGCTTAACTATCGTGATGCGCATGTTGAAGCTCCGGTAAACGGTGTCATACAGTCGCGCCTTGTTCGAACAGGACAGTACCTGCAAGTCGGAGCAACAGTTGCTACGATGGTGAGGAGAGATCCGCTTTTGCTCAAGTTCTCGATTCCAGTGCAAGAGGCACAGGCAGTCCGGCAGGGTCAGGAGGCAGTTTTCACGGTTGGCGGCAGCAAAGATACGCTGCGAGCAAGAGTCATGGCTGTATCCGAGTCGGCCAATCCCGAGACAAGAATGGTCAACGTGACTGCGGAAGTTCTGCGCGACTACGCAGATCGTTTGCAGCCCGGAGTATTCGCCGAAGTGGCCGTGCTCTTAGGTGAGACAAAGCAGCTGCCGGTCATTCCGCAGGTGAGTATTCGGCCAAGTGAGGAAGGATTTCTGGCATTCATCGTTGAAGACTCGGTTGCCAGAAAGCGAGTGCTTAGATTGGGATTGCAGACTCACGACGGGCTGGTAGAAGTCCTCGACGGGTTGAGTATTGGCGAGACGCTGGTCGTCCGTGGCGCAGAAGCGCTCAACGACGGATCAAAGATTCGCGTTGCGAGCGGGAAAGCCCGCACAGAGTCTAACACCGATACGGGTGGTGTGAAGTCATGA
- a CDS encoding efflux RND transporter permease subunit, with protein sequence MNITEVCVRKPVFAWMLMAGIVLFGIIALSRIGISQFPDVDFPTITVSTSWEGAAPEVIEHDVVEVIEEAVAQVEGVRSITSTSRQGSANVTVELDLSRDVDLALQDVQTKVARAARRLPNDIDPPTVSKSNPEDNPIMWIGLSGPFPQQLLSDVARYQIRDKLQTIPGVGEINLGGWLDRNIRIWIDAAKLDAKGLTVSDVVSALRREHVELPAGRLENSGREVSVRVMGEALDLKALNDIVVRDTPGAEVYLRDVAIVEDGFEDVRRLTRVNGSPAMGMGIRKQRGANAVAVAEAVKAQMAEIRKTLPDGMELEVNFDSTVFIAESVHEIQLELILSVILTALVCWLFLGSMSNAINVILAIPMSLLGTIAVIYFLGFTLNTFTLLGLALAVGIVVDDAIMVLENIVRHAEMGKDRVTAALEGTKEITFSAFSATLAVVAIFVPVVFMEGVIGRFFLQFGVTLCVAILLSYLEAVTLAPARCAQILDVSRENRNRLAAWADRVFSKSEKGYARWLNKALRRPGLILSGALTIFLASMIVLKLLPSEFVPSQDQSRLMVRLQTAVSSSINETDNLFQKVEEKIEKYPEIRRSLALVGGFGGSQSGGVIFVTLAPPRERTQTQAEFAAMLRRDLNSIPGVRAVVQDLSQQGFTAQRGFPVEFALLGPDWKTLEHLSSDVIQKLNASGLVVDVDSDYRIGVPELRIQPDRARCADLGISVEDVATAINSLIGGERVGKYSAGGRRVDVRMRLLAEQRRSVQDISRLRVRSRSGELIPLSSLIAYEELPALQAITRKDRERAISVFANVAPGYSQQEAIAFVEQLTDDLPPGYRTQLSGSSVAFKESFSGLVFALIMGIMVAYMVLASQFNSFSHPITILTILPLSVVGAAAALLIAGKSLNIFSMIGLLLLMGIVKKNSIILVDYANQRRSRAAGALEAMKQAGPIRLRPILMTSIATMMAAIPPALGLGPGTEIRSPMAIAVIGGVLVSTALSLFVVPSFYVKLDGWVAALGQLVHRKNVPRQIAESRGDFA encoded by the coding sequence ATGAACATAACCGAAGTCTGCGTTCGCAAACCCGTCTTTGCCTGGATGCTCATGGCAGGCATTGTGCTGTTTGGCATCATCGCTTTGTCACGCATCGGCATCAGTCAATTCCCCGATGTGGACTTCCCGACAATTACCGTAAGCACCTCGTGGGAAGGTGCCGCTCCGGAAGTCATCGAGCACGATGTCGTTGAAGTGATTGAAGAAGCCGTCGCTCAAGTGGAAGGCGTTCGCAGCATTACGTCGACCTCACGGCAAGGCAGCGCAAATGTCACGGTCGAACTTGATCTTTCACGTGACGTCGATCTCGCGCTGCAGGATGTACAGACAAAAGTCGCCCGTGCCGCGCGCAGACTTCCGAACGACATCGATCCGCCCACGGTCAGCAAGTCGAACCCCGAAGACAATCCCATTATGTGGATTGGACTTTCCGGTCCTTTTCCGCAACAGCTGCTGTCCGACGTCGCACGCTATCAGATTCGAGACAAACTTCAAACGATTCCGGGAGTCGGTGAAATCAATCTCGGCGGCTGGCTCGATCGGAACATTCGTATTTGGATTGATGCCGCCAAACTTGACGCAAAGGGTCTGACTGTCAGCGACGTTGTGAGCGCACTGCGTCGCGAACACGTAGAACTACCTGCAGGGAGATTGGAAAACAGTGGACGCGAAGTCAGTGTGCGAGTCATGGGCGAGGCGCTTGACCTGAAAGCCCTTAATGACATCGTCGTGCGCGACACGCCCGGTGCGGAAGTCTATTTGCGGGACGTGGCGATCGTCGAGGACGGATTCGAGGATGTGCGCAGGCTGACACGTGTTAATGGCAGTCCTGCTATGGGGATGGGAATCCGCAAGCAGCGCGGCGCGAACGCGGTGGCGGTTGCGGAAGCGGTCAAAGCACAAATGGCGGAGATCCGCAAGACGCTCCCTGACGGCATGGAGCTTGAAGTAAATTTTGACTCCACTGTATTCATCGCGGAATCCGTCCACGAGATTCAGCTCGAATTAATCCTATCGGTCATCCTGACGGCGTTAGTGTGCTGGCTGTTTCTGGGTTCGATGTCGAACGCGATCAACGTGATTCTTGCAATTCCGATGTCGCTACTCGGAACAATTGCCGTGATTTACTTTCTCGGCTTCACGTTGAACACATTCACATTGCTCGGTTTGGCGCTGGCGGTGGGAATTGTCGTCGACGACGCAATCATGGTGCTCGAGAATATCGTTCGACACGCCGAGATGGGCAAAGATCGCGTGACTGCAGCACTCGAGGGCACAAAAGAAATCACATTTTCGGCGTTTTCCGCAACACTTGCGGTGGTGGCGATCTTTGTGCCTGTCGTATTCATGGAGGGCGTGATTGGCCGATTCTTCCTTCAGTTCGGCGTGACCCTGTGCGTTGCAATCCTATTGTCCTATCTTGAGGCCGTCACGCTGGCACCTGCGCGATGCGCGCAAATTCTTGATGTATCGCGCGAAAACCGAAACCGCCTGGCTGCATGGGCAGACCGCGTCTTTAGCAAGTCGGAAAAAGGTTATGCGCGCTGGCTTAACAAGGCATTGCGCCGTCCCGGGTTGATACTCTCTGGCGCGTTGACGATCTTTCTGGCGTCCATGATTGTTCTCAAACTCCTGCCCAGTGAATTTGTTCCATCGCAGGATCAAAGCCGCCTGATGGTGCGTTTACAAACGGCTGTCAGTTCGAGCATCAACGAGACGGACAATTTGTTCCAGAAGGTTGAAGAGAAGATTGAGAAGTATCCTGAGATTCGGCGTTCACTTGCGTTGGTCGGAGGATTTGGCGGCAGCCAAAGCGGCGGGGTGATTTTCGTAACACTCGCACCACCTCGCGAGCGGACGCAGACACAAGCGGAGTTTGCCGCCATGCTCCGCCGTGACTTGAACAGCATTCCGGGTGTGCGGGCAGTCGTGCAGGACCTTTCGCAGCAGGGCTTTACGGCACAGCGCGGATTTCCCGTCGAATTTGCGCTGCTTGGACCGGACTGGAAGACGCTGGAGCATCTGAGTAGTGATGTCATACAAAAACTGAATGCCAGCGGACTCGTGGTCGACGTTGACTCGGACTATCGAATCGGTGTGCCGGAGCTGAGAATTCAACCAGATCGCGCGCGCTGCGCAGACTTGGGAATTTCTGTGGAGGATGTGGCGACCGCGATAAATTCGCTCATCGGCGGCGAGCGTGTCGGAAAGTACAGCGCAGGCGGCCGCAGAGTAGATGTTCGCATGCGCTTGCTCGCGGAACAGCGCCGCAGTGTGCAGGACATCTCGCGCTTGCGTGTGCGCAGCAGATCGGGCGAATTGATACCATTATCGTCCCTTATCGCTTATGAAGAACTGCCCGCGTTGCAGGCCATTACACGAAAGGATCGTGAGCGCGCCATCAGCGTCTTTGCAAATGTTGCTCCCGGCTATTCACAGCAAGAGGCTATCGCATTCGTTGAGCAACTGACGGATGACCTGCCACCGGGGTACCGCACGCAGCTTAGCGGTTCGAGTGTCGCTTTCAAGGAGTCTTTCTCGGGTCTTGTTTTCGCATTGATTATGGGCATCATGGTCGCCTACATGGTGCTGGCATCGCAATTCAATTCGTTCAGTCATCCGATCACTATATTGACCATTCTGCCGCTCTCTGTGGTCGGCGCGGCTGCCGCGTTGCTCATCGCAGGGAAGTCTCTGAATATTTTCAGTATGATCGGGCTTCTATTGCTGATGGGAATTGTCAAGAAGAACTCGATAATTCTGGTTGACTACGCAAACCAGAGGCGAAGCCGCGCCGCCGGAGCACTTGAAGCCATGAAACAGGCAGGGCCGATTCGTCTGCGTCCTATCTTGATGACCTCCATTGCAACGATGATGGCGGCAATTCCACCCGCGCTTGGATTGGGACCCGGCACCGAGATCAGATCACCGATGGCCATTGCGGTAATCGGTGGTGTGTTGGTCTCAACAGCATTAAGCTTGTTTGTCGTGCCATCATTCTATGTCAAGCTTGACGGCTGGGTGGCTGCGCTCGGGCAACTCGTCCACCGAAAGAATGTGCCTCGACAAATCGCTGAGTCACGCGGAGATTTTGCGTAG
- a CDS encoding sulfite exporter TauE/SafE family protein has protein sequence MVDSAVLSSFPLLALVFLVAAIYSSVGHGGASGYLAILALFSLPVAQLSGTALVLNVLVSSLAFWSFWRNGHKLPNFSWLLVLASVPFSFMGGAVVSANVFYNLLLAVALFAIALRLIIDLRPAESYELVRPHPFVLAGTGSGIGLISGIVGVGGGIFLSPIALLLRWTTVKSAGTLSALFILVNSLSGIAGRAITGNLTVSPAIGLIAAAFAGGLLGSHLGSKHFGGVMLRRMLALVLLVAAAKLAYTAF, from the coding sequence ATGGTTGACTCGGCAGTACTCAGTTCATTTCCGCTGCTCGCTTTGGTGTTTCTCGTCGCGGCTATTTACTCCTCGGTAGGACATGGCGGCGCATCAGGATACCTTGCAATTCTGGCCTTGTTTTCGTTACCTGTCGCGCAGCTGTCGGGAACCGCGCTGGTCCTTAATGTACTGGTGTCCTCGCTTGCATTCTGGTCTTTCTGGCGGAATGGTCACAAGCTTCCAAACTTTTCCTGGCTGCTTGTACTCGCCTCCGTACCCTTTTCATTCATGGGAGGAGCGGTGGTTTCGGCAAATGTTTTCTATAATCTTCTGCTTGCGGTCGCGTTATTCGCTATTGCGTTGCGGCTTATCATAGATCTTCGTCCTGCCGAGAGCTACGAACTCGTTCGGCCGCATCCCTTTGTACTTGCCGGCACAGGGTCGGGCATTGGGCTTATCTCCGGAATCGTCGGAGTAGGCGGGGGGATATTCCTCAGTCCGATCGCTCTTCTGCTTCGTTGGACAACGGTGAAATCGGCCGGCACATTATCGGCGCTGTTCATCTTGGTCAATTCTCTCTCGGGAATTGCGGGCCGCGCAATCACGGGTAATTTGACTGTAAGCCCTGCAATCGGGTTAATTGCTGCCGCTTTCGCAGGCGGACTGTTAGGATCGCACCTGGGATCAAAGCACTTCGGCGGAGTGATGCTGAGACGAATGCTGGCTCTTGTGCTTTTGGTCGCCGCGGCTAAACTTGCGTACACGGCTTTTTGA
- a CDS encoding Rrf2 family transcriptional regulator yields the protein MIFSKPTSYAIRALVYLAQNQARGPVLATEIARGENLPAPYLSKLLQELSASGIVLAARGPGGGFSLARSPAEISLNDIFLLYDGLTLAQDCLLGCGVCSDETACCVHQRWKQTKGAIEQFLTSTSIADLLLMREEHRRRLLENTPGLL from the coding sequence ATGATTTTTTCTAAACCGACCAGTTACGCAATACGCGCTCTCGTGTATCTTGCGCAGAACCAGGCAAGAGGCCCCGTGCTCGCAACCGAAATCGCAAGAGGCGAGAATCTCCCCGCTCCTTATCTGTCCAAATTGCTTCAAGAGCTTTCTGCAAGCGGTATCGTCTTGGCCGCGCGAGGACCGGGTGGCGGTTTTTCACTTGCCAGAAGTCCCGCAGAAATCTCGCTAAATGACATCTTCCTCTTGTATGACGGACTGACACTTGCCCAGGACTGCCTGTTAGGTTGTGGAGTCTGCAGTGACGAAACCGCGTGCTGTGTGCATCAAAGATGGAAGCAGACCAAGGGCGCGATCGAGCAGTTCCTCACATCTACATCGATTGCAGATTTGCTCTTAATGCGCGAAGAGCATCGCCGCCGCTTGCTGGAGAATACCCCCGGATTGTTATAA
- a CDS encoding NapC/NirT family cytochrome c, translating into MRRIIIALFVNVVVTANLLAATPAGGEALGTRKYSDFGEASYCGTSCHGDIHRQWEQAMMSQCYTHPWDEIEYFKLAVPHAEKDPIVAEVKAGCNGCHAPLSFLAGDVPPPRPEEGSRANESVSCDICHTITGHAGDTPFNFNYMVNPGATKYGPRSEGVSPEHDIAKSAFLAEAAFCGTCHNEKDPYGIWVKSTHLEWSEGPYAKEGVRCQDCHMTKAPMLTAAMGKVHDDARLHLFHGAHDPTKVQGTVEIRIYPDITEAEPGDPVKLTIALFNQKTGHKFPTGSVEDRIVWLHVEAIDSKGNVYHIPVDKKGFAGEEYTIAADILAYQDMGIALDIPNFKGVQRDGVPIGDRIFRMPYFDPQGRMTIQQWNTKSLGVDYRFAPRETKLETFSFRIPDSVSDGPLTFTATMNYCRLVIPVAEFLQVPKEETEIIVVNKQSTSIKIIG; encoded by the coding sequence ATGCGTAGAATAATTATTGCTTTATTTGTAAATGTCGTTGTCACTGCAAATCTCCTTGCGGCAACGCCTGCCGGTGGAGAGGCCCTCGGGACGCGCAAGTACTCCGACTTCGGTGAGGCATCTTATTGCGGGACGTCCTGCCATGGCGATATCCACCGTCAATGGGAGCAAGCCATGATGTCACAGTGCTATACCCATCCGTGGGACGAGATTGAATACTTCAAACTGGCTGTTCCCCACGCTGAGAAAGACCCGATTGTCGCGGAAGTCAAAGCTGGCTGCAATGGATGCCATGCGCCACTTTCCTTTCTGGCAGGAGATGTACCGCCGCCTCGTCCGGAAGAGGGCAGCCGCGCAAATGAATCGGTTAGTTGTGACATTTGTCACACAATAACTGGCCACGCCGGGGACACACCATTCAACTTCAATTACATGGTCAATCCCGGCGCAACCAAATACGGCCCGCGATCAGAAGGGGTATCCCCCGAACACGATATTGCCAAGTCCGCATTCCTTGCGGAGGCCGCCTTTTGTGGAACCTGCCACAACGAAAAGGATCCCTACGGAATCTGGGTGAAGTCAACGCACCTCGAGTGGAGCGAAGGCCCATACGCCAAAGAAGGCGTGCGATGTCAGGATTGCCACATGACGAAAGCGCCGATGCTGACAGCCGCCATGGGGAAAGTGCATGATGATGCACGGCTGCATCTGTTTCACGGTGCTCATGATCCGACAAAAGTGCAAGGAACGGTCGAAATCCGAATCTATCCCGATATCACCGAAGCCGAACCAGGCGATCCGGTCAAGCTGACCATCGCCCTGTTTAATCAGAAGACTGGTCATAAGTTTCCAACCGGATCCGTAGAAGATAGAATTGTCTGGCTGCATGTTGAAGCGATCGACAGTAAAGGCAATGTCTACCATATACCGGTGGACAAGAAAGGATTTGCGGGAGAAGAGTATACAATTGCGGCAGACATACTCGCCTATCAGGACATGGGTATTGCACTCGACATCCCGAACTTTAAAGGCGTGCAGCGAGACGGAGTTCCCATCGGAGACCGAATTTTCCGTATGCCTTACTTTGATCCGCAGGGCCGCATGACCATCCAGCAGTGGAACACGAAGTCCCTTGGTGTGGATTACAGGTTTGCACCTCGCGAAACGAAACTGGAGACGTTCTCGTTCAGGATACCGGACTCCGTATCGGATGGTCCCCTGACATTCACTGCAACGATGAACTACTGCCGTCTTGTGATTCCTGTTGCAGAGTTCCTGCAGGTTCCGAAGGAAGAGACGGAGATCATCGTTGTGAACAAGCAGAGCACAAGCATCAAGATTATTGGATAA